ACATGCGTCTTACTGGTTGATGAGATTGATGATGAGTGTGATCATGATATCTTTCTGGGATGGGTCGCTTTGAGCGACAAGGAGGGCCAGCGCCACCAGCGCGTTGTCATTGATCTTTTGTTCACCGGATTTACGCAGCAAATGCATATTCCGATTCAGGAACCAGACAAACAAAAACGACCCGATGCGTTTATTGCCGTCGATAAAAGGATGGTTCTTGATCACAAAGTAGAGCAGGTGTGCGGCTTGCTCTTCGATGCTCGGATATAAATACTTTCCGTCAAAGGTCTGAACGACACTGCCGAGAATTCCTTTAAAGCTATCGTCTTTTTCACGCCCAAAAAGATCCGATGCGTCTTTGGCGGCGAGCAGGGAATTCTTCAATTCGTCAATGGCAGACCGGGCTTCGTCATAACGTAAGACAAACGTAATCTGCCGATGGACGTCGTCAGCAGCAAGGGTTTGTTTGTCAAATTGGTTGAGAAGTGTGAATGTGCGGGTGTAGCCGGTCAGTACTTCCAAAAGGCCCCGAGCTTCCTGAAGTTTCAGATCGGTCTCTTTAGCGGACCGCTGTATCAGGTCAATCGCCTTCTGGAGCTCGGCCATATTCTTTGCCTGATCCTTAAGCCTTTGCTCATTAAGCGTATACCCGCGTAGAATATGCTCCTTGAGTACACGATTTGCCCAGATTCGAAACTGAGTCGCTTTTCTGGAATTGACTCGATAGCCTACAGAAATTATCATGTCAAGGCTGTAAAAGGCAACCTCTCGTTTCACTCGTCTCCGGCCTTCGGATTGAACTATTTCCATTTTGGAAATAGTTGCTCCAGGCTTCAATTCTCCCGAAGAAATAATGTTTCTTATATGTTTATTAATTGCCGGAACTTCTGTGCCGAAAACATCGGCAATCTGACTTTGTGTCAGCCAGATAGTCTCGTCACGGTATGTGATTTCGACCTCACGGGAACTGTCTGAGTCCCGATAGAAAACGATTTCACCGCTTTTATTGAGATTGATGACTTTATCTTTCATAATATCTTACTTTATATCGTCTTCAAAACACCCATATCGGACAACCTCACCTTATCCGAGTCCGATATGGCGCTGTCGAGGCAAATGAAAACATCTTTCTCATCCAACTTAATTTCTTCAATGGTGTCCTTATACACTTTGTTATCTAAGCACACTAGCAACTTGTGGTCGCAGAAATCGGACAAAATTTCATAAATTTTATTCTTTCTGTACCTTTTTAAAACGTCAATTTTACTATCAAGAGAAAAACCTTCAATCAAGATAATTTCAAGTATAAGATTTTCAGGTTCCCAGTTATCCAATAACGGAGTTTCAAAACCTAAAAACGTTTTCTCAAGACTCAACATGTCAGAAGGAATAAATTCAGACCATGATCTAAAATTTGACTCTACTAGCCTTAAACAATGAAAGCCCAGATCGTTATCTTTCTTCTTTGCTAGTTTCTTAAACTGTTGACTACTTTTCTTAATTCTTTCAATAGCCAAATCAGAAATAGTCTGACAGTGTGACTTTTTCCTTATATCATCATCATCAATTTCCTCGGGCATTTGGACTAGAATATATCTTCTCTTTCCATTATCCTCATTATTTAGACTCATTAGAGCGTGAGCAGAGGTTCCAGAGCCTGCAAAAAAATCCAAATAGATACCATCTTTGTCATCAGTATTGTTAACCATAATTGAAAACAAAAACTTTACGAGGTCTGACGGTTTGGGAAAATCAAAAGCATCGAATCCAAATAATTCTCGAATTTCTTTAGTTCCATCTTGATTAAATGGACCAGATACCATAAGCGACAGAGGCTTCCCTTTTCTCATATTTCCGTTTTCATCTCGAAGGTATTGTTTAAAGCGTACGCTAAATTTCCCGTCAGATTCATTGATTACAATTTCGTCATTATCCATGGCCTTTAGAAGTCTTTCCTTCGACCAAATCCACTGTTTATCTGGCCAAATCTCTTTTCCTTTCCATTTTAACGGATAGACTAAATTAGGCCTGTCATCTTTGCTTTTTGTTGCCAATGGTTGCGTAACGTAGCCACCACGGGTTTCATACTTGTTATCTTTGTTCTTGTATTGTTCAATTTCTTCTGGTGATAGATTTGAGCTCAGTTCATCAATATTTGATTTGGAATAGCAAAGTATATATTCATGAAGCCGTCCTATTCCTTTTGTCTGCGCTCCTGGTCCATACTTATTCTTCCAGACAATTTGTGATTGAAACTGTTCTTCACCAAAAAGTTCATTCAATATTGTTCGTAAATTTGTGATCTCATTATCATCAATACTAACAAAAATCAAACCATCATCCCTTAACAAATTTCGAGCAAGCCTCAATCTGGGATACATCATACTGAGCCATTTCGAGTGAAAGCGGCCGTCGGCGCGCGTATTTGTCGTCATTGGCTTTCCTTCTTCGTCTACTTGTCCGGTCCGGCGCAGGTATTCTTCCAGAGGTTCTTTGAAGTCGTCTTCATAGACGAAGTCGTTGCCCGTATTATACGGCGGATCGATGTAGATCATCTTGATACGCCCGGCGTAGCTTTTCTGGAGGATCTTGAGGACTTCGAGGTTTTCGCCTTCGATGAAGATATTGCGGGTGGTTTCTTCGTCCACGCCTTCGCCGGGACACGGGATGAGTGTGCCCTTGCTGGGAATGGAAGCGAGTTTACGGGCTTCTTTCTTGCCGGGCCAGAAGAGGCCGAAGTGTTCGACCTCCGGATTGTCTTCTTCCGTGTAGTTACCGAGCGCTTCTTTGAGCGTCTCCCAGTTGATCTTCCCGTCGGCAAAGGCCTCGGGCGCGATTTGTTTTAGTTGCTTGATTCGTTCTTCATCGAAGACGAATCCGGGTCGTAGTCTTTCGTGAGGCATGATTTCTTATTATCCGTTAAAGGTTAAGATTTTCTATTCTGCTATTTCCGGTATGGATTCCGGCGGCGGCGAAGCCTGCAGATTGGCATTGATGAATTCTTCCTGTTCCACATCGTCGGCGATCTGATTGAGATATTTCTTGAAATGCGATGCGCTGCGCCCGCCGGTGCTCAGCACATATTCGCGATACGAAGAACAGGAGAATCGTGCATCACAGTTACGACATACCCGTGTCGCAAAAAGCGACTTCGTGCCGGGGATTGGCTCTTTTAGCACTTTCAGTTTTGGCGGTTCAAATTCCTTTCCCTCGATCTGATCGACGACACGTCCGAAGTCCGTGATGGTCTCTTTGACGTTCTGCTGTTTGAACGGAATAGGTATTAAAGGTTGCCATGCCGCCAATTCGCGTTCGATGGCGCTCAGATTGCCGGTATTGAGCGCATTGCGGAGCGTCACAGGATAGGCCGTCGAGATGACGGCGGTATGGTCAAGCGGATTGCCGCGGAGTTCCTGCCAGATGTGGGCATAGACATTGAGTTGCTTTTCGTAGAAATCCATATTGCCGCGGATGTAGTCGGGATCGTGCGTCTTGATGTCATACATCCACGTCTCACCTTCCTCTTTGACGATATCCACGACGCCTTCGATGGTAAATTCACGTCCTTTGGGCGTTTTCTGGTCCGGCAGTGTCAGCTTGACTTCCGTAGATGTGACTTTGGAGGCCACATCTTTGAGTTTTCTGAAATAGTAGAGAACCTGATTGAGAGCGTATTCTTTGCTGTCCGCGGTCAGTGCATGGCCGCCTTCCATCGCCAGCATCTCGTGATTCTCTTCGAAAAATTCCTTTATTTTTTCTTCAATCTCTTGATCGGTCATACTTTTTGACTTTCTCTCTGCTGGATCAGAAAATAATGAAGATCTTCAATCGTCTTATGAACAAGACTTCCGAAAAACATCGTCTGGGAACGGGAAGGAACAAATCCGTATTTTCGAAATACCATATATTGTCTTGGACACTTCTGGAACAGAAGATAATCTCCCGTGTATGAATAAACTTTTCCGAGGTCCTCGTGGTCATCCACAGCTTGCGGTAGGGCTTTGATGTCGATTTCTTTAAGCGTCGGGAGGCGGTCTTCGGCAAAAATTTCTTTAAAGACCG
The sequence above is a segment of the bacterium genome. Coding sequences within it:
- a CDS encoding virulence protein RhuM/Fic/DOC family protein, yielding MKDKVINLNKSGEIVFYRDSDSSREVEITYRDETIWLTQSQIADVFGTEVPAINKHIRNIISSGELKPGATISKMEIVQSEGRRRVKREVAFYSLDMIISVGYRVNSRKATQFRIWANRVLKEHILRGYTLNEQRLKDQAKNMAELQKAIDLIQRSAKETDLKLQEARGLLEVLTGYTRTFTLLNQFDKQTLAADDVHRQITFVLRYDEARSAIDELKNSLLAAKDASDLFGREKDDSFKGILGSVVQTFDGKYLYPSIEEQAAHLLYFVIKNHPFIDGNKRIGSFLFVWFLNRNMHLLRKSGEQKINDNALVALALLVAQSDPSQKDIMITLIINLINQ
- a CDS encoding site-specific DNA-methyltransferase, with the translated sequence MPHERLRPGFVFDEERIKQLKQIAPEAFADGKINWETLKEALGNYTEEDNPEVEHFGLFWPGKKEARKLASIPSKGTLIPCPGEGVDEETTRNIFIEGENLEVLKILQKSYAGRIKMIYIDPPYNTGNDFVYEDDFKEPLEEYLRRTGQVDEEGKPMTTNTRADGRFHSKWLSMMYPRLRLARNLLRDDGLIFVSIDDNEITNLRTILNELFGEEQFQSQIVWKNKYGPGAQTKGIGRLHEYILCYSKSNIDELSSNLSPEEIEQYKNKDNKYETRGGYVTQPLATKSKDDRPNLVYPLKWKGKEIWPDKQWIWSKERLLKAMDNDEIVINESDGKFSVRFKQYLRDENGNMRKGKPLSLMVSGPFNQDGTKEIRELFGFDAFDFPKPSDLVKFLFSIMVNNTDDKDGIYLDFFAGSGTSAHALMSLNNEDNGKRRYILVQMPEEIDDDDIRKKSHCQTISDLAIERIKKSSQQFKKLAKKKDNDLGFHCLRLVESNFRSWSEFIPSDMLSLEKTFLGFETPLLDNWEPENLILEIILIEGFSLDSKIDVLKRYRKNKIYEILSDFCDHKLLVCLDNKVYKDTIEEIKLDEKDVFICLDSAISDSDKVRLSDMGVLKTI
- a CDS encoding PD-(D/E)XK nuclease family protein, which codes for MTDQEIEEKIKEFFEENHEMLAMEGGHALTADSKEYALNQVLYYFRKLKDVASKVTSTEVKLTLPDQKTPKGREFTIEGVVDIVKEEGETWMYDIKTHDPDYIRGNMDFYEKQLNVYAHIWQELRGNPLDHTAVISTAYPVTLRNALNTGNLSAIERELAAWQPLIPIPFKQQNVKETITDFGRVVDQIEGKEFEPPKLKVLKEPIPGTKSLFATRVCRNCDARFSCSSYREYVLSTGGRSASHFKKYLNQIADDVEQEEFINANLQASPPPESIPEIAE